TGACAACAATGATATTTAAAAACTAAACTTATTTCAACTTACATGATTGTATACTATAATGTACTTGTAATAAACTAATATCTTAAAGAACTAGACAATAATTTTGATAACACCAATGTATAGTGATAGTATTTACAACAATTATTATAATACTATTAAGTTAAGTAGAGAAATAGTTAAACATTTGAAAGTGTGGTTTAATGGAATGTCAGCAATAGGAACAGTTTTTAAAGAACACGTAAAGAACTTTTATTTAATTCAAAGACTGGCGCAATTTCAAGTTAAAATTATCAATCATAGTAACTATTTAGGTGTAGCATGGGAATTAATAAACCCTGTTATGCAAATTATGGTTTACTGGATGGTTTTTGGATTAGGAATAAGAAGTAACGCACCGATTCATGGCGTACCTTTTGTATATTGGTTATTGGTTGGTATTAGTATGTGGTTCTTCATCAACCAAGGTATTTTAGAGGGGACAAAAGCTATTACGCAAAAGTTTAATCAAGTTTCGAAAATGAATTTCCCTTTATCAATTATACCTACATATATTGTTACAAGTAGATTTTATGGACATTTAGGTTTACTTTTACTTGTTATCATCGCATGTATGTTTACAGGGATTTATCCATCAATACATATCATTCAATTATTGATATATGTACCGTTTTGTTTTTTCTTAACTGCTTCAGTGACGTTATTAACATCAACACTAGGTGTGTTAGTTAGAGATACGCAAATGTTAATGCAAGCGATATTAAGAATATTATTTTACTTTTCACCAATTTTATGGCTACCGAAAAATCATGGTATCAGTGGTGTAATTCATGAAATTATGAAATATAATCCTGTATACTTTATTGCTGAATCATATCGTGCTGCGATTTTATATCATGAATGGTACTTTATGGATCACTGGAAATTAATGTTATATAATTTCGGTATTGTTGCCATTTTCTTCGCAATTGGTTCATATTTACACATGAAGTATAGAGATCAATTTGCAGATTTCTTATAAAATGAATACAAGATGATGCCCCGCTAACCATTAATAAATGGAAGTGGGGTACATTTTTGTTTATAATTTAATAAAATAACATATTAAGTTGGTGTATTATGAACGTTTTAATAAAGAGATTTTATCATTTGCTAATTCGAATGCTATGTAAAATAATTTCGAGCGAAAATAGTAATAAACCGCATATTGTCTTCATGATGACTTTTCCAGAAGACATTTTACCTATCATTAAGTCTTTAAATACATCGTTGTATGATGTAACTGTTTTAACAGCACCAAAAAATAAATTTCATTTATCGGAAATTAATAATATTAAAGTAGTAGAAATGTCAAATAAGACTCTCGTAAAACAAATTAAAGCTTTGAAAAGTGCACAACTCATCATTATCGACAATTATTACTTGCTATTAGGTGGATATAAAAAAGCGCCACATCAACGTGTCATTCAAACATGGCATGCAAGTGGCGCATTGAAAAATTTTGGTTTAACTGACAACCAGGTAGATTTATCTAATAAAGCGATGATTAAACAATATCGTCATGTTTATCAAGCAACAGATTTCTATTTAGTAGGTAGTACGTATATGGCGCATTGTTTTAAACAGTCTTTAGATGCACGTGATGATCAAATGTTATATTTTGGTATTCCAAGAATTAATAAATATTTTACGGTAGATAGAGAAGCAATCAAGGTACAATTGAAAGAACGTTATGGAATAAAGAATAAACTAGCATTATATGTTCCAACGTATAGAGAAGATAGTGCGGATAATAGGGAGATAAATAAAGCTTACTTTGAAAATGAACTTCCAGGATATACATTAATAAATAAGTTGCACCCATCAATTGAAGTTTCAGAAAGTGACCAAATGTCTTCAATTGATACATCTACACTTATGCTGATGGCAGATTTAATCATTAGCGACTATAGTTCGTTACCAATAGAAGCGAGCTTGTTAGATATTCCAACTATTTTTTATGTGTATGACGAATCAACATATGATAAAGTAAGAGGCTTAAATAAATATTATTTTGGCATACCTGAAAACTATAAAGTATATTCTGAGACCGATTTAATTACAGCGATTAAAACAAATGAGCATAAGTTGAAACCGCTATTTAAAGATTGGCATATTTATAATACTGAACATAGTTTGTCCCGATTGATAGAATATATAGATAAGATGGTGACAAAATGAGATTAACGATAATCATACCAACATTAAATAACGAGACGACGATTCGACAATTGTTGGTATCAATCGATAGTAAAGAACATTATCGCATCCTGTGCATTGATGGGGGATCTACAGATCAAACAATTCCTTTAATTGAAAAATTACAAAAAGAATTAAAGCATATTTCATTAATCCAATTACAAAATGCTTCAAAAGCTAGTTGTATTAATACAGGATTAAAGGAAATTGAAATAACTGAAGGACATCATAGCGACGCATTTATTGTTTTAAATCCAACCTCAATCTTATTGCCTAATAAATTAGACTTGTTAACTTCAACTTTTAAAAATAATGAGAATATTGATATAGTTATAGGACAAAGAGCAGTTGATTATCATGGAGAATGGAAGTTAAATGATATCGACAGTTATATTAAAAATAATCATATAGTTACTTTGCCACAACAACCAGAATTATTAGAATCTTTGACATTTGATAATAAATTATTAAGTGTAAAATTTGCTGATTTACGTTGTGACGAAAATTTTGAAAATGCTTATAATCACGAAATGATTGTTAAAGCATTACAAAAGGCTACGGATATTCAATTAGTAAGTCAACTTGTTGTTGGTGATAATCAAGAGCATGAAGTAGCTTTTAATAATGTTATAGAGCTTCATCAATATACTAAGGAAATAATGTCGGTAAGACAGCGTGTGATGGAAATGTTGTTATTACTTGAACAAAGATTAATTTATAGTGATATGGTTGATCAACAACTATTTAATACACATTTAAAACGATACTTATTATTACATCCAGAGATGACGGAAACAATTATTTCATTGGTTAGTGACTATATCATGTCAATGCAACATTCAGATTATTTATCACAAAATATGTTTGAAATAATAAATACTGTAGAATTTTTAGGTGTTAATTGGAATAAAGAAACTTATGAAAAGTGGCGTCAAATGTTAATTCAAGTAGAGATTAATAGACCTAGTTATAGAAAGTTTTTAATACAACTTAAAGGGAGAAAGATTATTCATCAAACAAAATCAATTTTAAAAAGACAAAATTAATATTGATGATATGTATTAGCAATCAAGTGATGTAGCAATAGGAGGAGGACATTTTAATGAAACGTGTAATAACATACGGCACCTATGATTTACTTCATTATGGTCATATTGAGTTACTTCGTCGCGCAAGAGAAATGGGCGATTATTTAATCGTGGCATTATCTACTGATGAGTTTAACCAAATTAAGCATAAAAAATCATATTATGATTATGAGCAACGCAAAATGATGCTTGAATCAATTCGGTACGTCGATTTAGTTATTCCTGAAAAAGGATGGGGACAAAAAGAAGATGATGTAGAAAAGTTTGATGTAGATGTCTTCGTGATGGGTCATGATTGGGAAGGCGAATTTGATTTCTTAAAAGATAAATGTGAAGTAATTTATTTAAAACGAACAGAAGGTATTTCAACCACAAAAATTAAGCAAGAATTGTATGGAAAAGACGCAAAATAATCCATTCATTTTTTAGCAAAGATATAATATATAAGGACAAGTTGCATTTTTGAGTATGCAACTTGTCCTTTTTAACGTTATTATTTTCTTTTTCTAAATATACGCTTGATAAGCATATGAATGATTAGCGCTAAACCACCGACAAGACACGCACCACCAATAATGGTAAATACTGGATGCTCTGTCCATATATTTTTAGCAACAGCATTTGCTTTTTGAATAATAGGTTGATGAACTTCTACTGTAGGAGGTCCATAATCTTTATTAATAAATTGTCTTGGATAATCGACATGTACTTTGCCATCGTCAACTACCAATTTATAATCTTTTTTACTAAAATTATTTGGTAAAACATCATATAAATCATTTTCAACATAGTATTTCTTACCGTTTATCTTTTGTTCACCTTTAGACAATATTTTTACATATTTATATTGGTCAAATGATTGCTCCATCAATGCATTTCCCATCATATTTCGTTGTTTTTCACCACCAAGGTTTTTATAATCACCTGCACCCATAATTACTTGATTGATTCTAAATTTACCTCGTTTAGTAGTTATTGTGTGATTATAATTTGCTGTGTCACTTGAGCCAGTTTTTAAACCGTCTGTACCTGGTAAACTCATTTTTGCGCCTTCTAGTGAATAGTTAAATGTATAGTACGTTACTGCATGTGTAGTTGGAGCTAATTGTTTAGTGAAATCTAATATTTTAGGTGTTTCTTTTAATACATGCAAATCTAAAATTGCATAGTCTCTAGCGGTGGTTACTGTACGCTCTTGATTTTTATATTTCGTTGGAGCAAATGTACGTAATCTGGAGTTTTCAGCACCTGTAGGATTGACAAAATGTGTATTCGTCATACCTAAAGCTTTAGCTTTATTATTCATTAAATCAACGAAATCACTTGTGTTTTTTGATACTTTATTTGCTAAAATCAATGCTGCTGCATTACTTGAATTAGATACTGTAATTTGTAATAAATCAGCAATTGTCCAAACTTGGCCGGGGTAAAGTTTCGTGTTACTTAACTCAGGTAGTGTAGACATGATATATTCTTTATTTGTCATCGTAACAGTATCATTTAATGAAAGTTGTCCTTTATTTACAGCTTCTAATGTTAAATACATCGTCATCAATTTTGTCATAGAAGCCGGATTCCATTTTGTATCTATATTATATTGATACAACAGTTGTCCTGTTTGACTTACGTTGATTGCACTAGTTGGTTGATATGCTTCTGATAATCCTGCATAACCATATTGATTTGCTACTTGTACTGGTGTTTCCGTACTATTAGCAGCCTGTGCGTTTGGTGTCATAATACTTACTATTAAACAAATGGTTATAATGATTGATATTAAATTTTTCATAAAACGTTAATCTTCCCTTTTCCATTCTTTAAATATTCCCTAAAGAGATCACGACAAAAGCGTTTAAGATTTAAACAGAGCCGAATGATGAGCAAAATTGTTTTCCAAATTTTGTCGAATCGTGATAGTTTCTGCCGAAAATCTTGCTTTTGGGACGCCGTTAATCGGTTTCCCAGAGCACAAAAACTTTACGTCTTAACCTCGATGTTACTTCCCATAAATTAAATTGCTGTAAATTAAGTTTTTTGCAGTTAATTTGAAAAATAATCTAAATATATTACTCACGTAGCTAAAGGTGTTATAATGTTGATACGAAGAACAAAATTACTTAAAAGCAATTAATTTTCATATAGTAATAACAGCTAATTACGGTTAGTATTACAAAAATTGCAATAGAAATATTCTATCATATAAATGTTATGAACGGTATTTTGGGGCAACGCTTTATTTAATTTTATAAATTTTGTTGGGAGAAAAGAAATTGATAGGATTACATGTATCTATCTAACATTAATGAACTATAATTTTCAAACAGAAGAGGTATTATTATGAAACGAGAAAATCCATTGTTTTTCTTATTTAAAAAACTTTCATGGCCAGTGGGTCTTATCGTTGCAGCTATCACTATTTCATCACTAGGGAGTTTAAGTGGACTATTAGTTCCACTGTTTACTGGACGAATTGTAGATAAGTTTTCCGTGAGCCATATCAATTGGAATTTAATCGCATTGTTTGGTGGTATCTTTGTCATCAATGCGTTATTAAGCGGATTAGGTTTATATTTATTAAGTAAAATTGGTGAGAAAATTATTTATGCAATTCGCTCAGTTTTATGGGAGCATATTATACAATTGAAAATGCCATTTTTTGATAAAAATGAAAGTGGACAATTAATGAGTCGTTTAACTGACGATACAAAAGTGATTAACGAATTTATTTCGCAAAAGCTTCCTAACTTGTTACCATCAATCGTTACTTTAATTGGATCCTTGATTATGTTGTTCATTTTAGATTGGAAAATGACGCTATTAACATTTATAACAATTCCGATTTTTGTACTTATTATGATTCCTTTAGGTCGTGTAATGCAAAAGATTTCGACAAGTACACAATCAGAAATTGCAAACTTTAGTGGATTGCTAGGTCGAGTACTTACTGAAATGAGACTAGTAAAAATTTCAAATACAGAACGACTTGAATTGGATAATGCCCATAAAAATCTTAATGAAATTTACAAATTAGGTTTAAAACAGGCTAAAATTGCAGCAGTTGTTCAACCAATTTCAGGAATCGTTATGCTATTAACCATTGCTATTATTTTAGGATTTGGTGCATTGGAAATTGCGACAGGGGCTATCACTGCAGGTACTTTAATTGCAATGATATTTTATGTTATTCAATTATCTATGCCACTAATTAATTTATCTACATTAGTTACAGATTATAAAAAAGCTGTTGGTGCAAGTAGTAGAATCTATGAAATTATGCAAGAGCCTATTGAACCAACAGAAGATCTTGAGGATTCTAAAAATGTCTTAATAGATGATGGCGTACTGTCATTTGAACATGTAGACTTTAAATATGATGTTAAGAAAATTTTGGATGACGTATCATTCCAAATTCCTCAAGGACAAGTAAGTGCTTTTGTAGGACCATCTGGTTCTGGTAAGAGTACTATATTCAATTTGATAGAACGTATGTATGAAATTGAGTCTGGAGATATTAAATATGGGCTTGAAAGTGTATATGATATTCCA
This is a stretch of genomic DNA from Staphylococcus roterodami. It encodes these proteins:
- the tagG gene encoding teichoic acids export ABC transporter permease subunit TagG, whose translation is MSAIGTVFKEHVKNFYLIQRLAQFQVKIINHSNYLGVAWELINPVMQIMVYWMVFGLGIRSNAPIHGVPFVYWLLVGISMWFFINQGILEGTKAITQKFNQVSKMNFPLSIIPTYIVTSRFYGHLGLLLLVIIACMFTGIYPSIHIIQLLIYVPFCFFLTASVTLLTSTLGVLVRDTQMLMQAILRILFYFSPILWLPKNHGISGVIHEIMKYNPVYFIAESYRAAILYHEWYFMDHWKLMLYNFGIVAIFFAIGSYLHMKYRDQFADFL
- a CDS encoding CDP-glycerol glycerophosphotransferase family protein — protein: MNVLIKRFYHLLIRMLCKIISSENSNKPHIVFMMTFPEDILPIIKSLNTSLYDVTVLTAPKNKFHLSEINNIKVVEMSNKTLVKQIKALKSAQLIIIDNYYLLLGGYKKAPHQRVIQTWHASGALKNFGLTDNQVDLSNKAMIKQYRHVYQATDFYLVGSTYMAHCFKQSLDARDDQMLYFGIPRINKYFTVDREAIKVQLKERYGIKNKLALYVPTYREDSADNREINKAYFENELPGYTLINKLHPSIEVSESDQMSSIDTSTLMLMADLIISDYSSLPIEASLLDIPTIFYVYDESTYDKVRGLNKYYFGIPENYKVYSETDLITAIKTNEHKLKPLFKDWHIYNTEHSLSRLIEYIDKMVTK
- the tagD gene encoding glycerol-3-phosphate cytidylyltransferase produces the protein MKRVITYGTYDLLHYGHIELLRRAREMGDYLIVALSTDEFNQIKHKKSYYDYEQRKMMLESIRYVDLVIPEKGWGQKEDDVEKFDVDVFVMGHDWEGEFDFLKDKCEVIYLKRTEGISTTKIKQELYGKDAK
- a CDS encoding ABC transporter ATP-binding protein/permease, translating into MKRENPLFFLFKKLSWPVGLIVAAITISSLGSLSGLLVPLFTGRIVDKFSVSHINWNLIALFGGIFVINALLSGLGLYLLSKIGEKIIYAIRSVLWEHIIQLKMPFFDKNESGQLMSRLTDDTKVINEFISQKLPNLLPSIVTLIGSLIMLFILDWKMTLLTFITIPIFVLIMIPLGRVMQKISTSTQSEIANFSGLLGRVLTEMRLVKISNTERLELDNAHKNLNEIYKLGLKQAKIAAVVQPISGIVMLLTIAIILGFGALEIATGAITAGTLIAMIFYVIQLSMPLINLSTLVTDYKKAVGASSRIYEIMQEPIEPTEDLEDSKNVLIDDGVLSFEHVDFKYDVKKILDDVSFQIPQGQVSAFVGPSGSGKSTIFNLIERMYEIESGDIKYGLESVYDIPLSKWRRKIGYVMQSNSMMNGTIRDNILYGINRHVTDEELINYAKLANCHDFIMQFDEGYDTLVGERGLKLSGGQRQRIDIARSFVKNPDILLLDEATANLDSESELKIQEALETLMEGRTTIVIAHRLSTIKKAGQIIFLDKGRVTGKGTHSELMASHDKYKNFVMSQKLTD
- the pbp4 gene encoding penicillin-binding protein PBP4, producing MKNLISIIITICLIVSIMTPNAQAANSTETPVQVANQYGYAGLSEAYQPTSAINVSQTGQLLYQYNIDTKWNPASMTKLMTMYLTLEAVNKGQLSLNDTVTMTNKEYIMSTLPELSNTKLYPGQVWTIADLLQITVSNSSNAAALILANKVSKNTSDFVDLMNNKAKALGMTNTHFVNPTGAENSRLRTFAPTKYKNQERTVTTARDYAILDLHVLKETPKILDFTKQLAPTTHAVTYYTFNYSLEGAKMSLPGTDGLKTGSSDTANYNHTITTKRGKFRINQVIMGAGDYKNLGGEKQRNMMGNALMEQSFDQYKYVKILSKGEQKINGKKYYVENDLYDVLPNNFSKKDYKLVVDDGKVHVDYPRQFINKDYGPPTVEVHQPIIQKANAVAKNIWTEHPVFTIIGGACLVGGLALIIHMLIKRIFRKRK
- a CDS encoding glycosyltransferase family 2 protein; amino-acid sequence: MRLTIIIPTLNNETTIRQLLVSIDSKEHYRILCIDGGSTDQTIPLIEKLQKELKHISLIQLQNASKASCINTGLKEIEITEGHHSDAFIVLNPTSILLPNKLDLLTSTFKNNENIDIVIGQRAVDYHGEWKLNDIDSYIKNNHIVTLPQQPELLESLTFDNKLLSVKFADLRCDENFENAYNHEMIVKALQKATDIQLVSQLVVGDNQEHEVAFNNVIELHQYTKEIMSVRQRVMEMLLLLEQRLIYSDMVDQQLFNTHLKRYLLLHPEMTETIISLVSDYIMSMQHSDYLSQNMFEIINTVEFLGVNWNKETYEKWRQMLIQVEINRPSYRKFLIQLKGRKIIHQTKSILKRQN